A window from Fibrobacter sp. encodes these proteins:
- a CDS encoding VOC family protein, which translates to MNLTQVHHIAIIGSDYEKSKHFYVDLLGFKIIRENYRTERGDYKIDLQLNGMELELFIIPGRPPRPSYPEANGLRHLAFHVESVDATVAELNALGIATEPVRVDDYTGKKMTFFSDPDGLPLEIHE; encoded by the coding sequence ATGAACCTTACACAAGTCCATCACATCGCCATCATCGGCAGCGATTACGAGAAGTCCAAGCATTTTTATGTGGACCTTCTGGGATTTAAAATCATCCGCGAAAATTACCGTACAGAACGCGGAGATTACAAGATTGACCTGCAGTTAAACGGCATGGAGTTGGAACTGTTCATCATTCCGGGTAGGCCGCCCCGCCCCAGCTACCCCGAGGCAAACGGCCTTCGTCACCTGGCATTCCACGTAGAATCCGTAGATGCAACCGTTGCAGAGCTGAACGCCTTGGGAATCGCAACGGAACCTGTTCGCGTGGACGACTACACCGGAAAGAAAATGACTTTCTTCAGCGATCCCGACGGATTGCCCCTGGAAATACACGAATAA
- the metG gene encoding methionine--tRNA ligase, which translates to MKNFYVTTPIYYVNDAPHIGHSYTTVLADILTRFHKILGYQTFFLTGTDEHGQKVQRAAAKREVDPQQHVDEYYHHFEDLWKKMGICNDFFIRTTYPEHKAYVQECLQKLWDKGEIYSKEYEGWYSVGEERFFGEDELDENKCDPISHRPVEWLKEKNYFFKMSKYQQQLIDHLNNNPDWIVPDYRRNEILGFLRQPLNDLCISRPKARLSWGIPLPFDGDYVTYVWFDALLNYVSASTAFHKTFADGTPIWPATYHLIGKDILTTHSVYWPTMLMALDIPLPKHILAHGWWLVNGGEKMSKSAGNVVKPMDYMEKYGDDAFRYYLAREMVVGQDANFTHDSFVRRINADLANDLGNVLNRVHKLVLTNFEGKLPAAVVMDDAANDVMNLAKKVIEDIKQDLPQARLSQSIENIMSLVRSINRYFEIKAPWKLAKDPAAKDELATVLYVAAEAVRLSLCMLWPVIPTKAEEGLTMLGTKFTSAEDLVWGLMKGGEAFGEGKPLFPRIEEEVKPQQQQQQAKPKQNKPLTAADVPAAMDLRAAKIVEVADHPDATSLYVLKVDAGEGELRTVCSGLKASYEASELKDRMILLFANLKPAPLRGIMSAGMLFAGDLEPETHKCRLVAVPEGAKPGDRALFKGVSPSEPRELKLKDFDKIALSVKNGEVFCTAGEGAAPIALEIGGKAVTCDVPEGNGVH; encoded by the coding sequence ATGAAGAACTTTTACGTTACTACCCCGATTTATTATGTGAATGACGCACCTCATATCGGTCATTCCTACACCACCGTCCTTGCAGACATTCTTACCCGCTTCCACAAGATTCTTGGCTACCAGACCTTCTTTTTGACCGGTACCGACGAACACGGCCAGAAGGTGCAGCGCGCCGCCGCCAAGCGCGAAGTGGACCCGCAGCAGCATGTAGATGAATACTACCATCACTTCGAAGACCTGTGGAAGAAGATGGGCATCTGCAACGACTTCTTTATCCGCACCACCTATCCCGAACACAAGGCTTACGTGCAGGAATGCCTGCAGAAGCTGTGGGACAAGGGCGAAATCTACTCCAAGGAATACGAAGGCTGGTATTCCGTTGGCGAAGAACGTTTCTTTGGCGAAGACGAACTGGACGAAAACAAGTGCGACCCCATTAGCCACCGCCCGGTGGAATGGCTGAAGGAAAAGAACTACTTCTTCAAGATGAGCAAGTACCAGCAGCAGCTCATCGACCACTTGAACAACAACCCGGACTGGATCGTTCCCGACTACCGTCGTAACGAAATCCTGGGCTTCCTCCGCCAGCCCCTGAACGACCTTTGCATCAGCCGCCCGAAGGCACGCCTTAGCTGGGGCATTCCTCTGCCTTTCGATGGCGACTACGTAACCTACGTGTGGTTCGACGCCTTGCTCAACTACGTGAGCGCCTCCACCGCCTTCCACAAGACTTTTGCCGACGGCACCCCCATTTGGCCCGCCACCTACCACCTGATCGGTAAGGACATCCTCACCACTCATAGCGTGTACTGGCCCACCATGCTCATGGCCCTGGACATTCCTCTGCCCAAGCATATTCTGGCCCACGGCTGGTGGCTGGTGAACGGCGGCGAAAAGATGAGTAAGTCCGCCGGTAACGTCGTAAAGCCCATGGACTACATGGAAAAGTACGGCGACGACGCCTTCCGCTACTACCTGGCCCGCGAAATGGTGGTTGGCCAGGATGCAAACTTCACCCACGATTCCTTTGTCCGTCGCATTAACGCCGACTTGGCAAACGACCTGGGTAACGTTCTGAACCGCGTCCACAAGCTGGTGCTCACCAACTTCGAAGGCAAGCTCCCCGCAGCTGTCGTTATGGATGACGCCGCCAACGACGTGATGAACCTGGCCAAGAAGGTTATCGAAGACATCAAGCAGGATCTGCCCCAGGCACGTCTTTCCCAGTCTATCGAAAACATCATGAGTCTGGTCCGTAGCATCAACCGCTACTTCGAAATCAAGGCTCCCTGGAAGCTGGCCAAGGACCCGGCCGCCAAGGATGAACTGGCAACCGTTCTCTATGTGGCAGCCGAAGCCGTGCGACTCAGCCTCTGCATGCTGTGGCCGGTGATCCCCACCAAGGCTGAAGAAGGCCTTACTATGCTGGGCACCAAGTTCACCAGCGCTGAAGACCTGGTCTGGGGTCTCATGAAGGGTGGCGAAGCTTTCGGTGAAGGCAAGCCCCTGTTCCCCCGCATCGAAGAAGAAGTGAAGCCCCAGCAGCAACAGCAGCAGGCCAAGCCCAAGCAGAACAAGCCCCTGACCGCAGCAGATGTTCCTGCCGCCATGGACCTTCGCGCAGCAAAGATCGTGGAAGTGGCAGACCACCCGGATGCAACTTCCCTCTACGTTCTGAAGGTGGACGCAGGCGAAGGCGAACTCCGCACCGTTTGCTCCGGCCTGAAGGCTAGCTACGAAGCTTCTGAACTTAAGGACCGCATGATTCTTTTGTTTGCAAACCTGAAGCCCGCACCCCTCCGCGGCATCATGAGCGCAGGCATGCTCTTCGCAGGCGACCTAGAACCGGAAACCCACAAGTGCCGCCTGGTGGCCGTACCTGAAGGAGCAAAGCCCGGTGACCGCGCACTGTTCAAGGGCGTCTCTCCCAGCGAGCCTCGCGAACTGAAGCTGAAGGATTTCGACAAGATCGCTCTCTCCGTCAAAAACGGCGAAGTGTTCTGCACTGCCGGCGAAGGTGCCGCACCCATCGCGTTGGAAATCGGCGGCAAGGCCGTAACCTGCGACGTTCCGGAAGGCAACGGCGTGCATTAA
- a CDS encoding PadR family transcriptional regulator produces MNRYDLVLLGLILEHESSGYDIITAIRERELDRWANLSTSTVYNRLTTLEKNECIVGRTERDGNRPERVVFNITEKGRDVLKKEVLKHLTGFNDDPRTLGFAFLFGADNKELIRTLEAHERRLVAEIENLEKMIAEEPRPTLYPEGPFLNCMSRDHILVELKYVRAAIGILRDPIRNKKLDGYFYINFGNRPFENFKQNELKESSEVK; encoded by the coding sequence ATGAATCGTTACGACTTGGTTTTGCTGGGTCTTATATTGGAACACGAAAGCAGCGGTTATGATATTATTACCGCGATTCGTGAACGTGAACTGGACCGCTGGGCAAACCTGAGCACCTCTACGGTGTACAATCGTCTGACTACGCTCGAAAAGAACGAGTGTATCGTGGGCCGTACCGAACGTGACGGAAACCGCCCTGAACGAGTCGTGTTCAATATTACCGAAAAGGGTAGGGACGTTCTCAAGAAGGAAGTTCTCAAGCACCTGACCGGTTTTAACGACGACCCTCGTACCCTGGGCTTTGCTTTCCTTTTCGGCGCCGACAACAAGGAACTGATCCGTACCCTGGAGGCTCATGAACGCCGCCTTGTGGCTGAAATTGAAAATTTGGAGAAGATGATTGCGGAAGAACCGCGCCCCACGCTCTATCCGGAAGGCCCGTTCCTGAACTGCATGAGCCGCGACCACATTCTGGTGGAACTGAAGTACGTGCGTGCAGCAATCGGCATTTTACGTGACCCGATCCGCAACAAGAAGCTGGATGGTTATTTCTATATCAATTTCGGTAACCGCCCCTTCGAAAACTTCAAACAGAATGAATTAAAGGAATCTTCCGAAGTAAAATAG
- a CDS encoding glycosyl transferase produces the protein MATTKTKKPAAKKVSAKAAAKYGYFDDAAKEYVLTNPATPIKWCNYVGTLNFGGIVDTTGGTLVCKGDPALNRITKYIAQMPCSDFKASTVYIRVKDAKGGYSVFSPFVVPTLTKMDKWECHVGLSYMRWIAECQGVRTQVTIFVPTGSNTLLQDIQVTNISKAAKEIDIVPVYEFSHFEAEKQLTNADWVPQTMTLKAHPEKDGCLVLEQYAYMKRDFAVNYVTANGKVSSFDGDRRVFLGSNEMGSWAAPLSLANKELSNSECDRGDNIAALMIHAGKVAAGKTFRTCTQLGQEQSLKVANKAIKKYRDLKNVDKAFAELAQFWVKYLSTIQVETPDAAFNSMVNVHNPRQCHTTKNWSRYLSLYQLGYGTSRGIGYRDSSQDLMGVMSHMPEEALELAKNLLSVQRPEGNAMHQYAPLALAEDNGNEANAGDSREKAGVKDEKGNPMYADWYGDDHLWIVLTVANYLKETGKLALLDEEIPFYVAGKKRADRPKGTVLEHLKRSLAFTHSNMGKHGLPLLGFADWNDCMNLPLGAESNFNSGLYAKALLEMMDICEATGDKKSLDMYKKWYEEIKKAFNDSSWDGKWWIRWFGKDGTAYGTNKAKYGKIYCNSQSWSVISGIAYGDRAVQGMDSLNKLLNTANGVKSSTPGYRGFDPTVGGISTYPPGAKENGGIFLHTNPWVMIAETILGRGDKAFQYYNQINPAAKNVKLDEFESEPYCYPQNILGDEHKQFGMGRNAWLSGTSSWTYQAATQFIIGVRASFKGLIINPCIPSAWGEFKVTRKFRGATYEISVKNPKHVCKGVAKMVVDGKEIDSNVAPVFTSGIHKVEVTLG, from the coding sequence ATGGCTACAACAAAGACAAAGAAGCCCGCTGCAAAGAAGGTGTCCGCTAAGGCCGCCGCCAAGTACGGTTACTTCGATGACGCTGCTAAAGAATACGTTCTCACCAACCCGGCAACCCCGATCAAGTGGTGCAACTACGTTGGTACCCTGAACTTCGGTGGTATTGTTGATACTACCGGTGGTACCCTGGTTTGCAAGGGCGACCCCGCTCTGAACCGTATTACCAAGTACATCGCTCAGATGCCTTGCTCTGACTTCAAGGCAAGCACTGTTTACATCCGCGTTAAGGATGCTAAGGGTGGCTACAGCGTGTTCTCTCCGTTCGTGGTTCCGACCCTCACCAAGATGGACAAGTGGGAATGCCACGTTGGTCTGTCCTACATGCGTTGGATCGCTGAATGCCAGGGCGTTCGCACTCAGGTCACCATCTTCGTTCCGACCGGATCCAACACCCTCCTCCAGGACATCCAGGTTACCAATATCTCTAAGGCCGCTAAGGAAATTGATATTGTTCCCGTTTACGAATTCAGCCACTTCGAAGCTGAAAAGCAGCTCACCAACGCTGACTGGGTTCCCCAGACCATGACCCTCAAGGCTCATCCGGAAAAGGATGGCTGCCTGGTTCTCGAACAGTATGCTTACATGAAGCGTGACTTCGCCGTGAACTACGTTACCGCCAACGGTAAGGTTTCCTCCTTCGATGGCGACCGCCGCGTATTCCTCGGCTCCAACGAAATGGGCTCCTGGGCTGCTCCGCTCTCTCTCGCTAACAAGGAACTTTCCAACTCTGAATGCGACCGTGGCGACAACATCGCTGCTCTCATGATTCACGCTGGCAAGGTTGCTGCCGGCAAGACTTTCCGTACCTGCACTCAGCTCGGTCAGGAACAGTCTCTCAAGGTTGCTAACAAGGCTATCAAGAAGTACCGCGACCTCAAGAACGTCGACAAGGCTTTCGCAGAACTGGCTCAGTTCTGGGTCAAGTACCTCTCTACCATCCAGGTGGAAACCCCGGATGCAGCATTCAACTCCATGGTGAACGTGCACAATCCTCGTCAGTGCCACACCACCAAGAACTGGTCTCGTTACCTGTCCCTGTACCAGCTGGGCTACGGCACCAGCCGCGGTATTGGTTACCGTGACTCCAGCCAGGACCTCATGGGCGTTATGAGCCACATGCCGGAAGAAGCTCTGGAACTCGCTAAGAACCTTCTCTCCGTACAGCGCCCCGAAGGTAACGCAATGCACCAGTACGCTCCGCTCGCTCTTGCTGAAGATAACGGCAACGAAGCTAACGCCGGTGACTCCCGCGAAAAGGCTGGCGTCAAGGACGAAAAGGGCAATCCGATGTATGCCGACTGGTACGGTGACGACCATCTGTGGATCGTTCTCACCGTTGCTAACTACCTCAAGGAAACTGGCAAGCTCGCTCTCCTCGACGAAGAAATTCCGTTCTACGTTGCTGGCAAGAAGCGCGCTGACCGTCCGAAGGGCACTGTCCTCGAACACCTCAAGCGTTCTCTCGCTTTCACTCACTCCAACATGGGTAAGCATGGTCTTCCGCTCCTCGGCTTCGCTGACTGGAACGACTGCATGAACCTCCCGCTGGGTGCAGAATCCAACTTCAACTCCGGCTTGTACGCAAAGGCCCTTCTGGAAATGATGGACATCTGCGAAGCTACCGGCGACAAGAAGTCCCTGGACATGTACAAGAAGTGGTACGAAGAAATCAAGAAGGCCTTCAACGACAGTTCTTGGGACGGCAAGTGGTGGATCCGCTGGTTCGGCAAGGACGGCACCGCTTACGGTACCAACAAGGCTAAGTACGGCAAGATCTATTGCAACAGCCAGTCTTGGTCTGTGATTTCTGGCATCGCTTACGGCGATCGCGCAGTACAGGGCATGGACAGCCTGAACAAGCTCCTGAACACTGCTAACGGTGTGAAGAGCTCTACTCCGGGTTACCGCGGCTTCGATCCGACCGTTGGTGGCATCTCCACCTATCCTCCTGGAGCAAAGGAAAACGGCGGTATCTTCCTCCACACCAACCCGTGGGTGATGATCGCTGAAACTATCCTTGGCCGTGGCGACAAGGCATTCCAGTACTACAACCAGATCAACCCCGCTGCAAAGAACGTCAAGCTGGACGAATTCGAATCCGAACCGTACTGCTATCCGCAGAACATCCTCGGTGACGAACACAAGCAGTTCGGTATGGGCCGTAACGCATGGCTCTCCGGTACCTCTTCCTGGACCTACCAGGCTGCTACCCAGTTCATCATCGGTGTTCGCGCAAGCTTCAAGGGCCTGATCATCAATCCTTGCATTCCTTCCGCATGGGGCGAATTCAAGGTGACCCGTAAGTTCCGTGGCGCTACCTACGAAATCTCCGTGAAGAACCCGAAGCACGTCTGCAAGGGCGTTGCCAAGATGGTTGTTGACGGCAAGGAAATCGATTCCAACGTCGCACCGGTGTTTACTAGCGGCATCCACAAGGTCGAAGTAACTCTGGGCTAA
- a CDS encoding Fic family protein — protein MYIHEKPHWTDFYWNKGEVTPLVDKVRIAQGHLYGRLLGLGFDKQLSKVAENLTADIIRSSEIEGIELNMDQVRSSVATRLGIDGDKVAYSRGVEAVVAVMMDAMEHYDRAITDEILFGWQAAFFQDRFSNGARLEVGKYRTCEEQVVSGIMGRQKVHYEAPKPERVPAEMNRYMEWFNGFDNNSWVVRAAIAHFWFVSIHPFEDGNGRLARILADIQLAKGEESRLRFYNMSTQINKDRKEYYRLLELTQHGNGDITQWLVWFMNTLLYSLRDAEVSLDLVMKKTLFWNRFADVAVTEREKEILNIYLNGYEGKMNSKNWANFGKCSSDTANRDLQDLCQKGLIKCDDEAAKRRTYHLVLE, from the coding sequence ATGTATATTCACGAAAAGCCGCATTGGACTGATTTTTACTGGAACAAGGGCGAGGTTACGCCCCTGGTTGACAAGGTGCGTATTGCTCAGGGGCATCTCTACGGTCGCCTCCTTGGCCTGGGGTTTGACAAGCAACTTTCAAAAGTGGCGGAAAACCTGACCGCAGACATTATCCGTTCCTCCGAAATCGAGGGCATCGAGCTGAATATGGATCAGGTTCGTTCCTCGGTGGCAACAAGGCTTGGCATCGATGGTGACAAGGTCGCCTATTCCCGTGGGGTGGAGGCCGTAGTGGCCGTGATGATGGATGCCATGGAGCATTACGACCGCGCAATTACCGATGAAATTCTGTTCGGCTGGCAAGCGGCATTTTTCCAGGACCGTTTCAGCAACGGCGCCCGCCTGGAGGTGGGAAAGTACAGAACCTGCGAGGAGCAGGTGGTATCTGGAATCATGGGCCGCCAGAAGGTCCATTACGAGGCCCCCAAGCCGGAGCGAGTTCCTGCAGAAATGAACCGTTATATGGAATGGTTCAACGGCTTCGATAACAATTCTTGGGTGGTGCGTGCCGCCATTGCCCATTTCTGGTTTGTGAGCATCCATCCCTTTGAAGACGGCAACGGCCGCCTGGCCCGAATCCTTGCGGATATCCAGCTGGCGAAGGGGGAGGAGAGCCGCCTGCGTTTTTACAATATGTCCACCCAGATCAACAAGGACCGTAAGGAATATTACCGCCTTCTGGAGTTGACCCAGCATGGCAACGGGGATATTACCCAGTGGCTGGTATGGTTCATGAATACCCTGCTTTACTCCTTGCGCGATGCAGAAGTTTCGCTGGACCTGGTGATGAAAAAGACCTTGTTCTGGAACCGCTTTGCAGACGTTGCCGTGACGGAGCGAGAGAAGGAAATCCTGAACATCTACCTGAACGGTTACGAAGGCAAGATGAATTCCAAGAACTGGGCGAACTTTGGCAAATGCTCCTCGGATACCGCCAACCGCGACCTGCAGGATTTATGTCAAAAAGGCCTTATCAAGTGCGACGACGAAGCCGCCAAGCGTAGGACGTACCACCTGGTGCTGGAGTAG
- a CDS encoding fibrobacter succinogenes major paralogous domain-containing protein, whose product MKKNFLALGTCAFALVLGLVACDDSTSANGSSGDENPAEVSSSSVIPSSSSSVILSDSEGSSSSVVSSSDVIPGTDPGSSCSVASSSSVTSSSSVESSSSVASSSSEKSSSSIASSSSVKSSSSVASSSSAESSSSSVILSSSSEESSSSVASSSSEESSSSVTSSSSVASSSSSSVIPSEVEGSSSSVASSSSAKSSSSVASSSSVKSSSSVVVVKGSMTDSRDGQVYKTVTIGTQTWMAENLNYAYTGVKYNYNGYTSDSTSWCYENEASNCDKYGRLYTWSAVMDSAAQFSVNAGTQCGYGKTCTPNSPHRGICPEGWHVPTNEEYSTLYTYIGGSSTAGSLLKSTSGWYSGGNGSDKYGVSVLPAGYRNYNGGFYYESDDADLWSASEYSSKGAWYQYFRYNYDDARQRNHDKYNGQSLRCLKD is encoded by the coding sequence ATGAAAAAGAATTTCCTTGCTCTTGGAACTTGTGCGTTTGCGCTGGTCTTGGGCCTTGTGGCCTGCGATGACAGCACTTCTGCGAATGGTTCGTCCGGGGATGAAAATCCCGCTGAAGTGTCTTCCTCCAGTGTCATCCCGAGTTCCTCCTCCAGTGTCATCCTGAGCGATAGCGAAGGATCTAGCAGCTCTGTGGTTTCCTCTTCAGATGTCATCCCGGGCACCGACCCGGGATCTAGCTGTTCCGTAGCAAGCTCCAGCTCAGTAACTTCCTCTAGTTCCGTGGAGTCCTCTTCGTCGGTTGCTAGCTCCTCTAGCGAGAAGAGTTCCTCTTCTATTGCTAGTAGTTCCTCCGTAAAGAGCAGCAGCTCCGTTGCATCGTCAAGTTCTGCGGAATCTTCCTCCTCCAGTGTCATTCTGAGCTCATCGAGCGAAGAATCTAGCAGCTCTGTCGCTAGTTCCAGTTCGGAAGAATCTTCAAGTTCCGTAACATCCTCTTCTTCTGTCGCAAGTAGTTCTTCTTCGAGTGTCATCCCGAGCGAAGTCGAGGGATCTAGCAGCTCCGTTGCATCTTCCAGCTCCGCGAAGTCTTCGTCGTCGGTAGCAAGTAGTTCCTCGGTAAAGAGTAGTAGCAGTGTAGTTGTTGTAAAGGGGTCCATGACCGATTCTCGCGACGGTCAAGTTTACAAGACCGTAACTATTGGCACCCAGACATGGATGGCGGAAAACCTGAACTACGCATACACTGGCGTGAAGTACAATTACAACGGTTACACCTCCGACTCCACCAGCTGGTGCTATGAAAATGAAGCTTCCAACTGCGACAAGTATGGTCGTCTTTACACCTGGAGCGCCGTGATGGACAGTGCAGCCCAGTTCAGCGTGAACGCTGGAACCCAGTGCGGCTATGGTAAGACCTGCACCCCCAACAGCCCCCACCGCGGCATTTGCCCCGAGGGCTGGCACGTGCCCACGAACGAGGAGTACAGCACTCTGTACACCTACATCGGTGGTTCCAGCACCGCTGGTTCGTTGTTGAAATCTACCAGCGGCTGGTACAGTGGCGGCAACGGTTCCGACAAGTATGGCGTCTCGGTGCTCCCCGCCGGTTACAGGAACTACAATGGCGGTTTCTACTATGAGAGCGACGACGCCGACTTGTGGTCTGCCTCTGAGTACAGTAGCAAAGGCGCGTGGTACCAGTACTTCCGCTACAATTACGACGACGCGCGCCAGCGCAACCACGACAAGTACAACGGTCAAAGTTTGCGTTGCCTCAAGGATTGA
- a CDS encoding Rpn family recombination-promoting nuclease/putative transposase — translation MNTKDHDGIFKTAFKEPKRAASLLKLAAKKNKSLAKFLQVVDLKTMRAERSETNRQGLKGSADLAFSLKIKNSKNKAKLVVGLVLEHKSYPDNEVVSQLEHYFYELFRLSRPDCPMVAVIVYNGEIKWNPLKAKLYAKYPEYFHDIGYPFKIEMINVGKEVGNIDFSKLNPYVALTLVAMKYVFNAEKYKPLMDKAVAYFTNPKNKIDANFIQEVLLYLGEESSSEYREAIMDRPEIMAERKRNGFVSVADVIRAEAKHSAVIKALKRGKLTVEEIAEDNDLSLDEVLKIQKELS, via the coding sequence ATGAATACAAAAGATCACGATGGCATCTTCAAGACCGCCTTCAAGGAACCTAAGCGCGCAGCCTCGCTGCTTAAGCTCGCTGCAAAAAAGAACAAAAGCCTTGCAAAGTTTTTGCAGGTGGTTGATCTCAAGACCATGCGTGCTGAACGCAGCGAAACAAACCGACAAGGCCTCAAAGGTTCTGCAGATTTGGCCTTCTCACTAAAAATCAAGAATTCAAAGAACAAAGCCAAACTGGTTGTTGGCCTTGTTCTAGAGCACAAGTCGTACCCCGATAACGAAGTGGTCTCCCAGCTGGAGCATTACTTTTATGAACTGTTCCGCCTCAGTCGTCCCGACTGCCCAATGGTCGCTGTAATCGTCTATAACGGCGAAATCAAGTGGAACCCGCTCAAAGCAAAACTTTACGCAAAGTACCCGGAATATTTCCATGACATCGGCTATCCTTTCAAGATCGAGATGATCAATGTGGGCAAGGAAGTAGGGAATATCGACTTCAGTAAGTTGAACCCTTACGTGGCGCTCACACTTGTAGCCATGAAGTATGTGTTCAATGCCGAAAAGTACAAGCCCCTCATGGATAAGGCCGTGGCATATTTTACGAACCCGAAAAATAAAATCGATGCAAACTTCATCCAAGAAGTTTTGCTATACTTAGGCGAGGAATCATCTTCGGAATACAGGGAGGCTATCATGGACCGTCCAGAAATCATGGCAGAACGCAAGCGCAACGGCTTCGTGTCTGTAGCCGATGTGATTCGCGCCGAAGCAAAGCATTCCGCTGTAATCAAGGCTCTGAAACGTGGTAAGCTTACAGTTGAGGAAATCGCCGAAGATAACGATTTGTCTCTTGACGAGGTCCTTAAGATTCAAAAGGAACTGTCTTAA
- a CDS encoding DUF4832 domain-containing protein, with protein MAVSAVSAANLVEQNLDYSDHLQELHNPARGTTHHKGFYLRPGKTLDLKSNGTVYNDFMRFLIDLGGFSSNAWEKDADGNKVSRGVSQPLDEVSLNNVRAALDSLRRRGGACTIRASYDIDCRGSQDPDIETTLIHTKQLAELYSDYEDVIHFVELGMFGTCGEMTTGGQDNHAKALQTFLENSSDCIKVGVRSPQVVALWMGLKDPYSTWYVFPDFRADSERFQDSTRSERYAKYMDRVGLYNDGYLGSDNDLGTFGAGEPYPISRENVISWMEEFGVAVPYGGDFVCNYNPETRPPLNTAEYLSYEGFRTHTSYIGGSMAGKCYNFMDTTTFIGIDPEYGGKVMGREYVRDHLGYRFVLRKSALSDSAAPGGKLLLKLNIQNVGFANNLTAGKASLILKRSSSEGAPAGDTVVRAGDVVEIPLSFDPRHLNSRKLKMKETKNPTGLWTGKNFADLFDAEHPEFDGVNEISESVTLPADLALGEYSAYLRFSRYGDFKTDKNFHVIQFANDSTYFDKETGSNYIGNFLLVEKLENPEAIDGCGPRGCCGTSPAHKAVSVQYVSGLLRVSHATRIEIFNTRGQRLFRFTGLEKNAEIPIRLNPSIYIVKTESLLQTLVVK; from the coding sequence TTGGCAGTATCTGCAGTAAGTGCAGCAAATCTTGTTGAACAGAATCTTGATTACAGCGACCACTTGCAGGAACTGCATAATCCTGCTCGCGGAACCACCCATCACAAGGGTTTTTACCTGCGTCCGGGAAAGACGTTGGATTTGAAATCCAACGGCACGGTCTATAACGACTTTATGCGTTTCCTCATTGACCTGGGCGGTTTCTCTAGCAACGCCTGGGAGAAGGATGCCGATGGCAACAAGGTGTCTCGCGGTGTTTCGCAGCCGCTGGATGAGGTTTCGCTGAACAATGTGCGGGCGGCCTTGGATTCCCTGCGTCGCCGTGGGGGAGCCTGCACCATTCGCGCTTCCTACGATATTGACTGCCGCGGTTCCCAGGATCCGGATATCGAGACCACTTTAATTCACACGAAGCAGCTGGCGGAACTTTACAGCGACTACGAGGATGTGATTCACTTTGTGGAGTTGGGAATGTTCGGCACCTGCGGCGAGATGACTACGGGCGGCCAGGACAATCACGCAAAGGCTTTGCAGACGTTTCTTGAAAACTCCAGCGATTGCATCAAGGTGGGTGTCCGCAGCCCGCAGGTGGTGGCGCTGTGGATGGGCCTGAAGGATCCCTACAGCACTTGGTATGTTTTCCCCGATTTCCGGGCGGATTCGGAACGCTTTCAAGATAGCACCCGCTCGGAGCGTTACGCCAAGTACATGGACCGGGTGGGTCTTTACAATGACGGCTACCTGGGAAGCGATAACGATCTTGGGACTTTCGGGGCGGGAGAGCCTTACCCGATTTCCCGTGAGAACGTGATTTCCTGGATGGAAGAGTTTGGCGTGGCGGTTCCCTATGGCGGAGACTTTGTCTGTAATTATAACCCGGAGACGCGCCCGCCCTTGAATACGGCGGAGTACCTTTCCTACGAAGGTTTCCGAACGCATACTTCTTACATTGGAGGGTCTATGGCGGGCAAGTGCTACAACTTTATGGACACCACCACGTTTATCGGCATTGACCCGGAGTATGGCGGCAAGGTGATGGGGCGTGAATATGTCCGCGACCATCTGGGTTACCGCTTTGTTTTGCGCAAGTCGGCGCTGTCTGATTCGGCGGCTCCGGGCGGCAAACTTCTGCTGAAACTGAATATCCAGAATGTTGGGTTTGCCAATAATCTGACGGCGGGGAAGGCTTCCTTGATTTTGAAGCGTTCTTCGTCAGAGGGTGCGCCTGCAGGTGATACCGTCGTTCGCGCAGGCGATGTCGTGGAGATCCCGCTTTCCTTTGACCCACGCCATTTGAATTCCCGCAAGCTGAAGATGAAGGAAACGAAAAATCCCACAGGACTTTGGACGGGAAAGAATTTTGCAGACTTGTTCGACGCGGAACATCCCGAGTTTGACGGCGTTAATGAAATTAGCGAAAGCGTGACTTTGCCCGCCGATTTGGCCTTGGGCGAATACAGTGCCTACCTGCGTTTTTCCCGTTATGGCGATTTCAAGACCGACAAGAATTTCCATGTGATTCAGTTTGCCAACGATTCTACCTATTTTGACAAGGAAACTGGCTCCAACTACATCGGGAATTTCCTGCTGGTGGAAAAGCTGGAAAATCCGGAGGCTATCGACGGTTGCGGCCCTAGGGGATGCTGCGGAACTTCTCCCGCGCATAAGGCTGTTTCCGTCCAGTATGTCTCTGGTTTGCTGCGTGTCTCTCATGCGACCCGTATAGAAATTTTCAACACCCGCGGACAAAGACTTTTCCGCTTTACGGGTCTAGAGAAAAATGCAGAAATTCCGATCCGGCTTAATCCTAGCATCTACATTGTAAAGACGGAAAGTTTACTTCAGACGCTTGTGGTAAAATAG